A genomic segment from Bubalus bubalis isolate 160015118507 breed Murrah chromosome 5, NDDB_SH_1, whole genome shotgun sequence encodes:
- the NRGN gene encoding neurogranin — MDCCTESACSKPDDDILDIPLDDPGANAAAAKIQASFRGHMARKKIKSGERGRKGPGPGGPGGAGGARGGAGGGPSGD, encoded by the coding sequence GAGAGCGCCTGCTCGAAGCCGGACGACGACATTCTAGACATCCCTCTGGACGATCCGGGTGCCAACGCGGCCGCTGCCAAAATCCAGGCGAGTTTCCGGGGCCACATGGCGAGGAAGAAGATAAAGAGCGGAGAGCGCGGCCGGAAGGGCCCGGGCCCCGGGGGACCAGGCGGAGCTGGGGGCGCCCGGGGAGGCGCGGGCGGCGGCCCCAGCGGAGACTAG